The DNA sequence CATACCGCGATGGTCGCACCCGCCACCGACAACGCCTCCCTTTCCCACCGTGGGGCGGCTTCTTACCGTGGGGCGGGCCGCAGCACGAGGGTGACGAAGCCGAGGGTTCCGCGGTAGCCGTTCAGCCACTGGGAGCGGTGTTCGGCGGCGGCCTTGTGCGCGTCCGCGGCGTCGGGTTCCATGCCGTGGTCCAGGGCCCAGCGGGACAGCGAGCCGGTCCACGACCACTCGTAGTCGTCCCACTCCCCGGCCGTGCTGACGTGACCGTAGACGGGCACCCAGCCGTCGGCGACGACACGGTCCACGGTGGTCGTGAGATCGGCGTAGTCGTCCCGGGTGGCGCCCAGCGCCGAGAGGGCGGCGGTATGGGGTTCGCGCTCCCAGAAGCCGTCGCCCACCAGGACATGGCCGCCCGGTGCGAGGAATTCGCGCGCCGCCGCGAGGGTGGGCAGCAGCCCGCCGAAGGCGTGTGCGGCGCCGACGCTCAGCACCACGTCGAAGCGGTGCGCCGAGGCGAACCCGGCGGCGTCCGTCTCATGGACGACCAGCCGGTCCGCGACCCCGGCTTCCTCCGCGTCCGCGCGTGCCAGGTCCAGGGCGGCGCCGTCGACGTCCACGCCCTCGGCGCGTATCGACGGGTAGCGGGCCAGCAGCCGCCGCAACCATGCGCCGCGTCCGCAGCCGAGGTCGAGGGCGCGGGCGTCGGCGCGGTCCGCCGCGTCCGCCATGGCCCGGTCCAGCAGCCGGCCCACCGACTCCTCCGCGAGCGGGGCGGCGATCGGGTGGTCGGCGTGCGCGAGGCGGGAGATCCGTTGACGGTCCATCCGCACAGCGTGGCAAGACCCGGCCCACCTCGCAGCGCATTTTC is a window from the Streptomyces luomodiensis genome containing:
- a CDS encoding SAM-dependent methyltransferase translates to MDRQRISRLAHADHPIAAPLAEESVGRLLDRAMADAADRADARALDLGCGRGAWLRRLLARYPSIRAEGVDVDGAALDLARADAEEAGVADRLVVHETDAAGFASAHRFDVVLSVGAAHAFGGLLPTLAAAREFLAPGGHVLVGDGFWEREPHTAALSALGATRDDYADLTTTVDRVVADGWVPVYGHVSTAGEWDDYEWSWTGSLSRWALDHGMEPDAADAHKAAAEHRSQWLNGYRGTLGFVTLVLRPAPR